One region of Primulina tabacum isolate GXHZ01 chromosome 1, ASM2559414v2, whole genome shotgun sequence genomic DNA includes:
- the LOC142519573 gene encoding LOW QUALITY PROTEIN: peroxidase 60-like (The sequence of the model RefSeq protein was modified relative to this genomic sequence to represent the inferred CDS: deleted 1 base in 1 codon), which translates to MSKGVGKFTLAAVFIILFAALCGRSNGDGLQVGFYRGKCRFTDVETAVAAVISASYRRDPTITAALLRMQFHDCFVNGCDASILLDGSNSEKTAIPNLSVRGYEIIESAKRVLEKICAGVVSCADIIVMATRDAVSMSGGGRYTVQTGRKDGTVSLASNVDLPPPSVSVSDSIKAFAAKGLNADDMVYLIGGHTVGVAHCSLFMDRLYNFNNTGKPDPTMNATLLATLRARCPQNVTVDNTANLDQNPLSSLTVDNSYFKQILMRRGVLQIDQELALDPLSSPTVNTIAKGSGFSAGFAQAMMKLGVVQVLTGKQGEIRRVCNATLSS; encoded by the exons atgtcgAAGGGTGTCGGAAAATTCACATTAGCCGCTGTCTTTATAATTCTCTTCGCGGCCTTGTGTGGGCGGAGCAATGGTGACGGTCTTCAGGTAGGGTTCTACCGAGGAAAATGCCGGTTCACTGATGTGGAGACCGCCGTAGCAGCTGTCATTTCTGCTTCGTACCGCAGAGATCCCACCATTACCGCTGCTCTCCTCCGCATGCAGTTTCACGATTGCTTTGTCAAT GGGTGTGATGCATCAATTCTCCTGGATGGAAGCAACAGCGAGAAAACAGCTATCCCAAATCTAAGCGTCCGAGGGTACGAAATTATCGAATCGGCCAAACGCGTGCTGGAGAAAATCTGTGCTGGAGTTGTTTCATGCGCTGATATAATTGTCATGGCTACAAGAGATGCTGTTTCCATG AGCGGAGGAGGGCGATACACGGTGCAGACGGGGAGGAAAGATGGGACGGTATCTCTTGCTAGTAATGTGGATCTCCCGCCCCCTTCAGTATCGGTCTCTGATTCAATCAAAGCCTTTGCAGCTAAAGGACTTAACGCCGACGATATGGTTTATCTTATTG GTGGTCACACCGTTGGAGTTGCTCACTGCTCGCTCTTCATGGACCGTCTCTACAATTTCAACAACACCGGA AAACCTGATCCAACCATGAATGCAACACTACTCGCCACATTGAGAGCGCGATGCCCACAAAATGTTACCGTTGATAACACCGCAAATCTTGATCAGAACCCTTTGAGTTCACTCACAGTCGACAACTCCTACTTCAAACAAATACTCATGAGAAGAGGGGTTCTCCAAATCGATCAAGAATTGGCTCTGGACCCGCTGTCGAGTCCCACAGTCAACACCATTGCTAAAGGGAGCGGTTTCTCTGCGGGTTTTGCCCAAGCCATGATGAAGTTAGGCGTGGTTCAAGTGCTCACTGGCAAACAAGGAGAGATTAGGCGCGTATGCAACGCTACGCTCAGTTCCtga
- the LOC142519549 gene encoding LOW QUALITY PROTEIN: NAC domain-containing protein 90-like (The sequence of the model RefSeq protein was modified relative to this genomic sequence to represent the inferred CDS: deleted 2 bases in 2 codons): MLPGFRFYPTEEEIVSFYLHSKLEDKNPEIDRVIPILDIHQFEPWDLSTHGEVCLGDAEQWFFFVPRQEREVRGGRPNRTSASGYWKNTGSQCHVYSSGGKVIGVKKSFVFYKGKTPKGTKTKWEMNEYKVIQQDSPSSVPQLRNEVNVCRVYVVSGSFRAFDRRPTQAAGNDQVECGNSEGH, translated from the exons ATGCTGCCGGGCTTTAGATTTTACCCGACGGAAGAGGAA ATTGTTTCCTTCTATCTCCACAGTAAGCTCGAAGATAAGAATCCCGAAATAGATCGAGTTATCCCAATTCTTGATATTCATCAGTTCGAGCCTTGGGATCTATCTACCCA CGGGGAGGTTTGCCTTGGGGATGCCGAGCAGTGGTTTTTCTTCGTGCCGCGACAAGAAAGAGAGGTACGTGGAGGGAGGCCCAATCGAACTTCCGCCTCTGGCTACTGGAAAAACACCGGCTCGCAG TGTCACGTGTACTCTTCTGGCGGTAAGGTGATCGGTGTGAAGAAAAGCTTTGTGTTTTACAAGGGGAAAACTCCTAAGGGAACGAAAACTAAATGGGAGATGAATGAGTATAAGGTCATCCAGCAAGATTCTCCCTCCTCCGTTCCTCAg TTGCGAAATGAGGTGAACGTGTGCCGAGTTTACGTGGTATCAGGGAGTTTTCGGGCATTTGATCGACGTCCGACTCAGGCCGCCGGGAACGATCAAGTTGAATGTGGCAACTCCGAAGGTCATTGA
- the LOC142548309 gene encoding uncharacterized protein LOC142548309, giving the protein MNLISLRPTLVSKARGFSFSYCFLSGNHHTQLQRHDTCGEDVHELKENQELSIGSPLRIQKLIASQSDPLLAKEIFDLASRKPGFRHSYGTFHTLILKLGRSHHFSLMQSVLSSLKSQQYAISSSLFTRIIQIYGDAKMPEKALKTFYTILEFNIKPSPKHLNRILEILVAQLNFIRPAFDLFRSAHKYDVAPNTESYNILMRAFCLNGDLSIAYSLLNQMFKRDVDPNVESYRILMQALCRKSQVNKAVDLLEDMLNKGFVPDTLSYTTLLNSLCRKTKLKEAYKLLCRMKVKGCNPDIVHYNTVILGFCRVGRGADACKVLDDMPSNGCLPNSVSYQTVVGGLCNQGMHDEAKSYLKVMISKGLLPHCSAVHSLIKGFSNIGKIDDACEVLFEFLRHGKSPHVDTWNELLPRIYEAEDREDLEEILNNIVKVDMNPNTRIVDIGPHLEEYLIKKIKARPRSA; this is encoded by the coding sequence ATGAACTTGATCTCTCTTCGTCCTACACTGGTCTCAAAAGCTCGCGGTTTCTCCTTCTCGTACTGCTTTCTATCAGGTAATCACCATACACAACTACAACGGCATGACACATGTGGAGAAGATGTCCATGAATTGAAGGAGAACCAAGAACTTTCAATTGGCTCGCCACTTCGAATCCAAAAGTTGATTGCCTCCCAGTCTGATCCACTCCTCGCCAAAGAAATCTTTGATTTAGCTTCACGGAAACCTGGTTTTCGGCACTCATACGGCACCTTCCACACCCTTATCCTGAAACTTGGTCGCTCTCACCACTTCTCCCTCATGCAATCTGTACTATCCAGTCTCAAGTCTCAACAATACGCCATCTCTTCTTCTCTCTTTACTCGCATCATTCAAATCTATGGTGATGCAAAAATGCCAGAGAAAGCTCTCAAAACATTCTATACTATTCTCGAGTTCAATATCAAGCCTTCTCCGAAACACCTAAATCGTATCCTCGAAATCCTTGTTGCTCAACTGAACTTCATTCGCCCTGCATTTGACCTCTTTAGATCTGCCCACAAGTATGATGTCGCTCCTAACACGGAATCTTACAATATCTTAATGCGAGCTTTCTGTTTGAATGGTGATTTAAGCATAGCTTACTCTTTGTTGAATCAAATGTTCAAGAGGGATGTTGATCCTAATGTGGAGTCATATAGGATTTTAATGCAAGCTTTGTGTAGGAAGAGTCAGGTGAACAAGGCTGTTGATTTGCTGGAAGATATGTTGAATAAGGGGTTTGTTCCGGATACATTGAGCTATACCACTCTATTGAATAGCTTGTGTAGGAAGACAAAGCTCAAGGAGGCTTACAAGCTTCTTTGTAGGATGAAAGTGAAAGGATGCAATCCTGATATTGTTCATTACAACACGGTAATTTTGGGGTTTTGTAGAGTAGGTCGTGGCGCTGATGCTTGTAAGGTTCTTGATGACATGCCTTCAAATGGGTGCTTACCGAATTCGGTGTCATACCAAACAGTAGTTGGGGGTTTATGCAATCAGGGAATGCATGACGAGGCAAAGAGCTATTTAAAGGTGATGATTTCAAAGGGGCTTCTTCCCCATTGTTCAGCTGTCCATTCACTAATTAAAGGTTTTAGCAATATTGGTAAAATTGATGATGCTTGTGAAGTGTTATTTGAATTCTTAAGGCATGGGAAAAGTCCGCATGTTGACACATGGAACGAACTTTTACCTAGGATTTATGAGGCAGAAGACAGGGAAGATTTGGAGGAAATTCTAAATAATATAGTGAAGGTGGATATGAATCCAAACACCAGAATAGTGGATATTGGTCCCCATTTGGAGGAATACttgatcaaaaaaataaaagctaGACCAAGGAGCGCTTGA
- the LOC142519567 gene encoding uncharacterized protein LOC142519567, with translation MNHNASVLADRLSGASVDQLVFVPYNVGFHWILVVIEPYKEVIYLLDSMYHRIRDEDWKYVVEMALRLFNSNKGRKCRKNALWEVVKAPRQPDAKQCGYYVMRFMRQIIEEIATIERDSLRLIFTKSEYSREEIDEVRSELAKCIHDHIYE, from the exons ATGAACCACAATGCAAGTGTTTTAGCAGATAGGCTCAGTGGTGCATCAGTGGATCAATTAGTTTTTGTGCCGTATAATGTCGG TTTTCATTGGATCCTCGTTGTCATTGAACCTTACAAGGAGGTTATTTATTTGTTGGATTCCATGTATCATCGCATTCGCGATGAGGACTGGAAATATGTAGTGGAAAT GGCCTTGAGATTGTTTAATTCAAACAAGGGAAGGAAATGCAGGAAAAATGCTTTGTGGGAAGTGGTAAAG GCTCCTCGACAACCAGATGCAAAACAATGCGGTTATTATGTGATGAGATTTATGAGACAAATTATTGAAGAAATTGCAACTATCGAAAGAGATTCACTACGATTAATA TTCACAAAATCGGAGTACTCTCGGGAAGAAATCGATGAGGTGCGTTCTGAGTTGGCAAAATGTATACATGATCATATTTATGAGTAG
- the LOC142519558 gene encoding uncharacterized protein LOC142519558 — MSKDRLSHEYEFGVESFLQFAMKNAKDPDTICCPCAKCGNLKKTNLETIRAHMYSNGIDLTYHTWIWHGERSTIGNSMNGSDQVGQDGQKSFAQEPIDMVHDAYDSYAGNPTQFNKLLEDAEKSLYPGCIKFTKLSALVKLFNLKAKYSWSDKSFTDLLSLLGEILPDDNELPLSLYDAKRSLCTLGMNYVKIRACPNDCILYRKKYANLTSCPTCGISRWKLGQKNTVREGVSAKILWYFPPILRFQRMFRNKEISKDLTWHADKRLRDDYLRHPADAPSWKLVDRKWPGFANESRNLRLAISADGINPHGLMSSAYSCWPVLMITYNLPPWLCMKRKFMMLTLLISGPKQPGNDIDVYLAPLIDDLKCLWDTGVETYDAYRQ, encoded by the coding sequence ATGTCAAAGGATAGACTATcacatgaatatgaatttggAGTAGAGTCTTTCTTGCAATTTGCAATGAAAAACGCAAAGGATCCTGACACAATATGTTGCCCATGTGCAAAATGTGGTAATCTAAAGAAGACAAATTTAGAAACTATACGGGCACATATGTATTCTAATGGTATAGATTTGACTTATCATACATGGATATGGCATGGGGAAAGATCTACGATAGGGAACTCAATGAATGGTAGTGATCAAGTAGGGCAAGATGGACAAAAATCTTTTGCTCAGGAACCGATAGATATGGTACATGATGCATATGATAGTTATGCTGGGAATCCAACTCAATTCAATAAGCTGCTTGAAGATGCAGAGAAATCTTTGTATCCTGGATGCATTAAATTTACGAAGTTATCTGCACTTGTGAAATTATTCAACTTGAAGGCAAAATATAGTTGGAGTGATAAAAGTTTCACTGACCTACTCAGTTTGTTAGGAGAAATTCTTCCAGATGACAATGAATTACCTTTATCTTTATACGATGCGAAGAGAAGCTTGTGTACATTAGGGATGAATTACGTGAAAATTCGTGCTTGCCCTAATGATTGTATCTTATACCGAAAGAAGTATGCCAATTTGACCAGTTGCCCTACTTGCGGGATTTCAAGGTGGAAGTTGGGCCAAAAAAATACGGTAAGGGAAGGAGTGTCTGCAAAGATCCTGTGGTACTTCCCACCTATTCTTAGATTTCAAAGAATGTTTCGGAACAAGGAGATATCGAAGGATTTGACATGGCATGCTGATAAAAGACTTCGTGATGACTACTTACGTCATCCAGCCGATGCGCCATCTTGGAAATTAGTTGATCGCAAGTGGCCTGGGTTTGCTAATGAGTCAAGAAATCTTAGATTGGCCATATCAGCTGACGGGATCAATCCCCATGGTTTGATGAGTTCTGCATACAGTTGTTGGCCAGTTTTAATGATCACTTACAATCTTCCTCCATGGTTGTGTATGAAGAGAAAATTTATGATgctcactttgttgatttctggTCCCAAACAACCAGGAAATGATATTGATGTTTACTTAGCACCTCTAATTGATGACTTAAAATGCTTATGGGATACAGGCGTTGAAACATATGATGCATATCGACAATAA
- the LOC142512465 gene encoding uncharacterized protein LOC142512465 codes for MGHLGDISDKKRLVAKGLTQTHDIDYLETFAPVAKLISVKGVKNDFLNGDLEDKVYMDGPPGFEGRFGLKVCILKKSLYGLNNHREPDLGGSLNLSKIKGIVISQWKYVLDLLEETRVSGCRPPDAPNYPNQKLGDDKEVNHVDISRFQKLVGKLIIHHIHDQLSHLL; via the exons ATGGGTCACTTGGGAGACATAAGTGATAAGAAAAGACTGGTGGCCAAAGGATTAACTCAGACCCACGACATTGACTACCTAGAAACCTTTGCGCCTGTAGCAAAGTTGATTAGTGTGAAA GGTGTGAAAAATGACTTCCTTAATGGTGATTTAGAAGACAAAGTATATATGGATGGACCTCCTGGATTCGAGGGGAGATTTGGTTTGAAAGTATGTATACTGAAGAAATCTTTGTATGGACTGAACAATCACCGAGAGCCTGATTTGGGAGGTTCTCTCAATTTGTCAAAAATCAAGGGAATCGTCATTTCACAATGGAAGTATGTTCTTGATCTTCTTGAAGAGACGAGGGTGAGTGGATGTAGACCACCAGACGCCCCAAATTACCCCAATCAGAAACTTGGAGATGACAAAGAAGTTAACCATGTAGATATCTCTCGATTTCAGAAATTGGTTGGGAAGCTCATTATTCATCACATACACGACCAGTTATCACATTTGCTATAA